The segment TCCGCCGCACCACCGCCTGGGTGGTCAGATAGGTGCCGCGCAGATTGCCCGTGAGATAGCCGTCCAGCTCCTCCTCGGTGACCTCGGCGAAGGGGCGCGGGGCGAAGGTGCCGGCGTTGTTCACCAGGACGTCCACGCCCCCGAAGCGCTCGACCGCCGCCGCGACCAGCGTCGCCCCGGTCACGGCTTCGCCGATACCGCCCGCCACCGCGGCGACCCGCTCCGGGTGCCCGAGCAGTGCCGCGGCCCCGGCGAGACGGTCCGGGTCCCGGCCGTTGATCACCACCCGGGCGCCCCGGGCCAGGAAGGCGCGGGCGATATCCAGCCCGATACCGCTGGACGAGCCGGTGACGATCACCGTGGTGCCGTTCCCGCCGTTCCCGTCGTTCCCGTCGTCATCCGTCATGTTCGTACTCCTCTGTCCGTGCCGTGCGGGTGAACCCCGTGCACTGTCGAACCTAGAAGCGCCCAAGTCATAACACCACGACGGATTTTGAAGCGTTGGATAACCTGAACTTATGGATTGGGATCTGCGTGACCTCGAACTGCTGCGGGTCACCGCCGAGACGGGCTCTCTCACCGCCGCCGCCGGACGGCTCCATGTGAGCCAGCCCGCGCTGAGCCAGCGGCTCACCAGACTGGAAGACCGGCTGGGGCTGAGGCTCTTCGACCGCCGGGGCCGCCGTCTGGTCCCCAACGCGGCCGGACACCGGGCGCTCGCCGCCGCCCATCACGTACTGACGGAGCTACAGGCCGCCACCCGGGACCTCAAGGACCTGAAGGAGGGCAAGGAGCGGCGGGTGCGTTTCACCGCGCAGTGCAGCACCACCTTCCAGTGGCTGCCGCCGGTGATCCGGGCCTTCCGGGAGCGCCATCCGGACGCCGAGGTCAGGATCGAGACCGTCCCGGACGACGCCCCGGTGCCCGCGCTGCTGGCCGACCGGGTGGATGTGGCACTGCTGACCAAGCCCGACCGGGAACAGGACCGGGTGGAGCTGCTGCGGCTCTTCGACGACGAGATGACGGCCGTCGTCCCGGCGGACCACCCGTGGGCCGACCGGCCCCGGCTGACCGCCCGTGACTTCGACGGGGCCCATCTGGTCCTCTACGACGTCTACGACCAGAACCGCGTCCCGGCGATCCCGCTGCCGCTGCCCCCGGGCGCCCGGCCCGGCCGGATCACCACCATGCCGGTGATCACCGACCTGGTGGTCGAGATGGTCGCGGGCGGCCAGGGTGTCACCGTACTGCCGAACTGGGCGGCGGCCCCGTACGTCTCCTCCCACGGCCTGGCCCTGGTCCCCATGGGTCCCCGGCCACTGACCCGCACCTGGTATCTCGCGACCCGCCCCGGCCCCAAGCCCCCGTACCTCCGGGCCTTTCTGGAGGAACTGACGGCCGGCCTCGGCAGACCGGCGGCCTGACGCCATCCGGCCGTGCCCGCCCCCTTCGGTCGGGGGCGGGCACGGCGTGCGTGGTGGTCCGTACGGTCAGACCCCGGACGAGTCCTTCGCGTACGGCGACTCCGTCACGGGCCCGGCCACAGGCCCCGTCGAGGTCGCGGCGCCGACGGTCGGGCCGTCCTCGCTGAGGCCGTACCGCTGGTGGAGCCTGCGCAGGAAGCGGGGCGCGTACCAGGCCGAGGGGCCGAGGAGGCGCATCGCGGCGGGGACCAGGACACCGCGTACGGCGATGGCGTCGATCAGGATGGCCAGTCCGCTGCCCAGCCCGAACAGCTGGAGGAAACTGAGTTCGGCCGTCCCGAAGGCGAAGAAGGACACGGCCAGCAGACCGGCCGCCGCGGTGACGATGCGTCCCGTGCGGCCGAGGCCGTTGGCCACGGCGGACTCGTTGTCCTCGCCCAGATCGTGGAGTTCCTTGATCCTGCTGGTGACGAAGACCTCGTAGTCCATCGAGAGACCGAAGGCGACGCAGAACATCAGCACGGTCATGGACACATCCATCGGCTGCGGGGTGAATCCGAGCAGCGACGAGAGGTTCCCGTCCTGGAAGATCCAGGTCATGACGCCGAGGGTGGCCCCCAGGCTGATCAGGTTGAGCAGCAGCGCCCGCAGCGGCTGCACGATGCTTCCGGTGAAGAGGAAGAGCAGGACGAAGGTGGACAGGGCGACCAGACCGACCGCGAGGGGGAGCCGGCCGCCGATGGAGTCCTTGGAATCGACCAGTACGGCGTCGACTCCCCCCACCAGCGGGCGTGATCCGTCCGGCGGAGTGACCGCCCGCACCCGCTCGACGAGGCGCTGGGCCTCGTCCGACTTCGCCGCCAGGGCGCTCACCACGTTGATCCGCTGCGCGTCGGGGCGGCCGAGGGCGGCGTTGGCGGGGCCGGTCTCGGCCGACCGCCCCTCGGTGTAGGTTCCGGCGCTGGTCTCGACCCGGGCGACTCCGTCCAGCCCGGACAGGGCGATCGCGTACGACTCCAGAGGGGCCTTGTCGACGGGCCGGTCGATGACGACATGCAGGGCCGCCTCGTCGGTGCCGTCGAAGTCCTTCTCCAGCACCGCCGCGACCTGACGGCTCTCCGCGCTCTCGGGAAGCACCCGCTCGTCCGGTGTGCCGAAGGTGATGCCCAGCAGCGGGCTCGCCGCGAGGAGGAGCACCGCGAGTACGGGCAGCGCGGTGAGGGCGGGCCGCCGCATGACGGTACGGGCCAGCCCGCCCCAGACGCTGCCCCGGGCGTCGGAGCGCCCCGGGTTCACCCACGGCAGCCGGCCGCTGTTGACCCGGTGCCCCAGGACGACGAAGAGGGCCGGCAGCACGAACAGGGTGCTGACGGCGGCGATGACGACGACACCGGTCCCGGCGTATCCGAACGAGCGCAGGAAGTACTGCGGGAACACCAGGAGCGCCCCGAGCGCGGCGGCCACCGTCGCGGCGGAGAAGGCGACCGTACGGCCCGCGGTGGTCACCGTCCGCCGGACGGCGTCCTCCACCGTCTCCCCGGCCGCGAGTTGTTCGCGGAACCGGCTGACCATCAGCAGGGCGTAGTCGATGCCCAGTCCGAGGCCCAGCGCGGTGGTCAGGTTGATCGCGAAGACGGAGACATCGGTGACACTGCCGAGTACGAAGAGCTGGGCGAAGGTGCCGATGACGGCGATCAGCCCGATCGCCAGCGGCAGCAGGGCCGCGACGACGCTGCCGAAGACGAGCAGCAGGAGAACGAGGGTCAGGGGTACGGCGATGGCCTCGGCCAGGATGAGATCGTCGCCCACCTGGCTGCCCATCTCGTCGCCCGCCGCAGTGCCGCCGCCCGCCCGGACCGTCAGGGCGTCCTCGTACGTCCCGGTGTACCTCTCGATGACGGCCTTGGCGTTCTCGCTCTGCTCCGTCTCGTCACCCTTCACATGGGCGAGCACCAGGGCCTCGCGGCCGTTCTCGGAACGGAGGCCGGGATTTCCCTCGTCCCAGTACGAGACCACGTTCTCCAGGCCCGGCTCCTTCCTGAGGTCGGCCACCAGGGCCCGGCCGTTCCGCTCGGTGGCCGGGGTGTCGACGCCGCCTTCGGAGGGACGGACCAGCAGGACGAGGTTCGTCTCCCCGCCGAACTTCTCGCCGATGACCTTCCCCGCCCGGGTGGACTGCGAGGTGGGGTCGTCATAGCCGCCTTCCAGGAGTTTGCCGAACGCGCCGGTGCCTGCGGCACCCATGAGGGCCACGGCCACGACGGCGATGACAAGGACCAGCCGGGCCCGGCGAATCACCAGCTCGGCTATGCGTTCAAACACGCGTGATCTCCCTTTCGCGCACTGATGGTGAGAGTCCGGCGAACGCGCAGTCACTCTTCTCGTCGCCGCTGCCGAAGCTAGCGGGCTACCAGATAATTTGGCAGTGTTAGATTTTCTTCACTGGTCATAACTTTCCGGTACCGCGCCAGGAGTTGCCGTCGTAAGGTCGTCGCATGCCTGCGGAAGAACGTGTGACGGCCCGGCCCACCCTGCGCGAGCGGCGCCGGGCGGCCGCCACTCAGGAGATCCTGGACGCCGCCGAGCGCCATATCGACGAGAACGGCCCGGCGGCGCTGTCCCTGCGCGCGGTCGCCCGGGACCTGGGGATGACCGTCCAGGCGCTGTACCACTACTTTCCGAGCTGGGCCGAGCTCGTCACCGCGCTCATCGCCAAGGCGTACGGCGATCTGGCCGACGCCCTACAGACCGCCGTGGACACGGCGGCGGAGGATCCGGACCTGCCGCGGGTGCTGGTCGCGGCCGAGGAGTACCGCCGATGGGCCGTCACCCATCCCGAGCGGTTCAAACTCCTCTACGGAACCCCCCTGCGGCAGTACGCGGCACCCGCCGGCGGGCCGACCTCCCTGGCGATGAGACGGATCAGCGAGATCTTCCAGCGGGAGATGTTCGACGGGTTCACCCGTGCTCAGCTGGAAGCGGCCGACACCCCGCCGCTCTCCCCCTCGCTGAGGGCAGATCTGGAGCAGCTTCCGGCACCGGGCTTGGGAGCCGTGCCGCCTCCCGCGACCACCCTTCTCCTGAGCGCGTGGGGTCATTTGCACGGCCTGGTCGTCCTGGAGGTGTTCGGGCACACCTCCTTCCTCGGCGAACACCGGGCCGAGATCTTCCGCCGGGGGGTGCGGAACCTGGTGGAGGACCTCCACCGACGGATTCCCGTCGCGGAATAGCCGATAACCGACTGGCCATCAGCAACAGCGGGCCGCGGTTGCGCCGGTGAAACAGAACGGATGGGCAGCCGATGCCGTATCCACGCGTGGTGGATGCGCGGGCTGTCGATAGTGACGGAGTCCACGGACGCCGTGGACCATCCCACTGTCCCCTCGCACGGAGGCTTCTCCCTGTGTCACCGAACCCTGTGAACCCTGTGACCCCTGTGTCACCGAATCCCGGGTCACCGAATCCTGTGCCGTCGAATCCGCCGTCACCGATATCCGATCACCGCGGTGAGCAGCCCGGCCCGGCCGGCGGCGCGCGCCGTCGCCGCGCCCTGGCCGTCTCCGCCCTGGTGCTGGCCGGACTGCAGACGAGCACCGGTCTCGCCGCAGCACAGGACAGCGCGCGTCCCGCCCGGACGGGACTCGACTGGCAGCTCTGCGCCACCGCGACACCGGACTGGCCGATCAAGAACGACACCCGCACCGAGTGCGCGGAGCTCTCCGTACCGATGGACTACGCGAAGCCCGGCGGCCGGAAGATCACGATCGCGGTGAGCCGCGTCAAGGCCACCGACCGGAAGACCTCCGAGGCCCCCATCGTGTTCTCCCTGGGCGGACCGGGGACCTACAACATCACCAACTCGGCGACGATGACCCAGCGCGGACTCGCCACACTCAACACCAACCGCGATTTCATCGGTCTTGACATTCGGGGATCCGGCTACAGCGACCGCATCGACTGCGTCGACAAGCCGTTCGCCGAACCCGCCCCGACGGCACCGGAGAAGAGCTTCAAGAAGGCCGAATTCGACCACCAGGCGGAGTTCAACAACCGCTGTGCGGCCATCGACCCGGAGTTCGTACGACAGATCACCCCGGAGAACGCCGCCCGCGACATCGACCGGCTGCGGACCGCGCTCGGCACCGAGAAGCTCAGCTTCCACGGGGCCTCCTTCGGTACCGCGGTCGGACTGGCCTACCGCTCCCTGTTCGACCACCGCACGGAACGCATGTGGCTGGACTCGGTGATGCCCCCGAAACGTCACTGGCCCACCATGGACACCGAAATGGAGGCGCCCGGCAAAGCGGACTTCGCGCCGTTCGTCACCTGGCTGACCAAGCGCGACGCCGAATACCACCTGGGCACCGACGACTCCACCGTCCGCCAACGCCTGGGCGATCTCCGCAGCGAACTGGAGAAGAAGCCGCGCACCGGCGGCGGAGTACGCCTGTCCGGGAACTGGGTGATCGATCAGGCCCTCCGCCCCCAGGAGGAGTGGGACGAAGCGGCGAAGAACCTGGTCGCGGTACGCAATGGCGGTACGCCGGCGACGCCCCCGGCAGCCGCGTCCGAACCGACAACGCCACGCCCCTTCGGGCTGGGCAACCCGCGTACCGGCTTCAACAACCTCCAGTACAACGCGATGCTCTGTAACACCGCCACCGCGAGCCGCGGCTTCGGTGAACTGTGGACGGCCCGCGAGGCCCGCCGTACGGCCGACCCCATGACGGGAGGGACACAGTTCACCACGTGGTGCGCCCAGTGGCCGCTGAACGCCCCGCCCGCCAAGTCCACCCACGGCAAGAGCGCGCTCCAGCTCTCCGGCCATCTCTACGAGGGCGTCACCCCCTATGTATGGGCCGAACAGGCCCGGGACGCCACCGGAGGCACCCTGTTGACCATTCCGGACAAGGGGCACGCCTCCGTACCCGAAACGCCCTGCGCCGCCGAGAAGGCGATCACCTTCTTCCGCACCGGCCGCCAAGCCGGGGGCACCTGCACCGACGGCCAACAGCCCTGACCGCTGAACCCGAGCGGGAAGTGACCCTGTTCACCCCGCGAGGCCCGTCAGCAGCACCCTCAGTACGGACTCCTCCTCGACGCGCGCAGGCTGTGCTCGGTCAGCGCGAGTGCCGGGGCCGGGTCCCATGGCGACAGTGCCGGTCTCCCGTCCAATGGCCGCGGATCGGGTCCGGCGGCCGCCACCGCCGCACGGTAGTCGCCGGCCGTATAGCGCCAGGGCCGCCAGGGGGCATGTCCCGACAGTGTCGTAGCGATTCGCAGACCGTCCCAGTCGAAGTCGCCGTGGTAGCGGAGAGCGGTACCGAGCCCGTGCTGCGAGGCGAGGAGGGTCAGGGCGGCGGCCGACGGCTGGCCCTGGACACAGCCAGGGGCCGGGCCTCCGGTCCGTGCCGGTCCGCTGCGGCCGAGAGGACCGCGGGATTCTCACAGATGTGGACCACGGGCGGTGCCGTCCGCGGCGGACGGCGGGCGAGCTGACGGAGGGTGAGTACGCGCGGCTCACCGGCGGACCTCATCGTGCCGGCTCGTAACGACGTCACCAGAAGCGCTGGAGGACGCCTGTGCGCTGGAGCTCCGCCACATGCTCCGCGGCCCGCGCCGGCGCCGAGCCTCCTCTGATGAGGGTTCCGGCCTCGATGTTCCGGTCCACTCCCGATTGTGTGAGGTTGGCGCTGGTGGTCAGCAGCGTCCGCCGGTCGGCCACGGCCAGCTTCGCGTGCGTCTTGGCCCCGGGCTCCGCCCTCTTGTCCGGCGGCCAGTGCCAGAGGCGTGCCCCCGGCACATCGGTGAACGCGCTCGCCGGTTCCTCCCCGGAAAGGGCGCTGCCCGCGCCTTGCAGCGTCTCGACGACGATGTCCAGGCCGACGCCCCGGGCCGCGGCATCCTGCAACGCCTCTATCAGAGGTGGGTACCGCCGTGCCGAATAGGTCATGAGAGTCAGCTCTGTCCGTGCCTCGGCGATCAGCCCCAGGAGTGCCCGGTCCGTGGACCGTACGGGCACCCGGTGGGAGGAAGGGCCGCTCCACACCAGTGAGACCTCCTGTTCCCGGTCGCGCTGCGCGTAGCCGGCGGCCAGCCCGTGCAGCCAGGCCGCGGCTTCCTCCCGGGACAGGCCGTCGGTGTCGATCGCATCGAGCACGGCAGCCGCGGCCTCCGTGTAGGCGGCGGCCGACCGGACTGTGAGCAGTGTGGCACGGGGCTCTCCGGCCGCTATGCCGTCGGCCAATGCGCCCAGCGCGAGGACTCCCGCGGCTGCCTCCGCCTCCGCGGCCGCCTTGAGCAGCCGTACCCATCTCACTTGAGGCCCTGGAGGAGCACGAGGTCCGGGCCGTCGACGGGGACGATGAACCGCCGGTCCAGGAAGCGGTTGCCGCGCTCACAGGTCGTCTCCGACACGAACAGGCATACATGGCAGGCGGCGCCGTGCAGGAAGTCCTCGTGCGGTGGCCGGGGCAGCCGGTCCGCGCACAGCGGGTCGGAGGAGCACCGCTCGGCATCATGGAGGGCGCGCCGGACCACCCTGCTGAACTTCTCCGGTTCCGCCAGGGCCACCAGCCCGCCCAGGGTCCCTTCGGCGTCGGGGACCGCGGTGTACATCAGGATGCCGGTACGCCGGTCGTCCTCCCGGCCGGCGTAGATCCGTTCGGAGAGGCTCGCCGAGGAGTAGCCGCATTCCAGCGAGATGGCACGGATCAGCAGATGCGACAGTGTGTGGAGCGCGATGTAGCGGGCTCCCGGCCAGCCGCGCAGCGGGTCGTCGTTCTCCTCGACCCGGCCCGAGTAGCGGTTTCGGCGGAACTCGACGTAGGCGTCCCGGTGTGCCGTGAGGGCCGTGGTGCCGGCCACCCGCTGCTCCCAGTCGGCCATCAGCTCGTCCGAGACCCGTAGGAAGATGCCCTCGCCGCGAACCTCGCTGGCCGGTACCCAGGCCGGAACGCGGCCGCGGGACAGGGGCGCGCGGGCCACCAGGGTGGGGTCTTCGGGGTCCGGGGCGTCGAGCCGGGTGAACCCGATCAACGCCCTCACCTCCCGCAGCCGCTCCGCCTGGACGACATGGGAGAAGATCCCGTCGAGGGCCGGTGGTACCGGTACGTCGCGCAGCGCGAAGTCCTCGGTCGGTTCGGGAAGCTGCGGTCCGGTGAAGATTTCCCATTCGGGTGTGAGCAGGTCCGGATACGAGGCGCCCTCCGAGGACGGGGGCTCCGCGGCCGCGGCCCGGTGCGCCTCGATGGCCTCGAAAACCTCGGCCTGGCTCCACTGGTGCAGCGGTTTGAACTGCGGGAGCTCCCACACCATGTCGAGGAACTCCGGCGACTTCGCCTTCTGCAGGTGCTCCCACAGCTGTTCCACCTTGCCCTGCAGGGCACTCCCGCCGGTCGGCGGCACGGCCAGGACGCTGAGTGTCTGCGCGAACCACTGGTTCGACGCGCCGATGACGAGCGGCTTGGGCCGCTGCTTGCAGCCTGCCGGATCGAAGGATGCCAGATGGGGGTGGCGGCCCCGGCAGTGCGGCAGGCTGATCTCGCCGCGCTGCCCCATGGCGTCGCGGATGTTGCGCTCGCTGCCGCAGTTGACGCAGCGCACCTTCACATTGGCCGCCTGGTTGCCGCCGTGGTCGAGCATCTCCAGCCGTGGATGGCTGGCCTCGGCGCAATTCCCGCCGCGGTGGACGAACGACGCGTATGGGAAGTCGTCCAGATGCCCGGCTTGGCAGACCAGGACGAAGCGCGCCGCGACGGCGAGCGGGCCCTTGCCTTTGCGCCTGGCGGTGCAGTTGCCGTGGAAGAAGCGCGCCTGGTCGGGACGCCGGGGCTTGGCATTCTCGAACGTGAAGATCTTGGAGTCGAGGCCGCCGAGAGCGTTGCAAGCGGTGCACCGCAGCCACTGGGGGAAGGGGAGGACCGGGACGCCGACGCGGGATGCGGGGCCGGTGGGGTCGTTGTCCGTGCCGTCGATCCAGGGCGCGGGCCGCAACTGGGTGACCTGGGCGCCGTACGGTTCGCCTATCAGGCCGTTGACGGCCCGCAGCAGCCGCGGCTCCTTCAGGTCCGCCCACTCGAACGCGTCGTACTGCCAGTCGTCGATCCCCCGCACCAGGACGGCGAAGTTGGGCAGGTCGACCAGAGCGCCCACCCCGCCGGTGTACATCAGATGGCTGGGGCGTACGGATCCGACCCGGCGCCGGTGCTGTGACTTGTCCGTCATCCCTGTGCCCTCTTCCCGTGACGGCCCGCCCTCTCGGCCTTGCCGTCCAGTACGGCGCCCGTTTCATCTCCCTCGGGCGAGTCCTCGTCGTCGGAGCCGGGCCGGCCCGCCCCGGCCGCGTAGCTCCACGCGGGCGCCCCGCCGACCACGTCGTAGAGGCCGGCCCCCGGCACCAGCAGGTTGATCTCGTTCTCCGTCTCACGCATCGACTGGGCGACCGTGAGCTCGTCCCAGGTGGCGCCGGTGGCCCGGTTGAGCAGCCCGCTGAGCCGCTGGCCCTGCCACGCCGCCTCCTCGTATCCGAGACGGGCGGAGCCCTGTTTCTTACGCGCCCAGGCGTCCTTGAGGACCTCGATGCGCTCCCCGAGATACTTGCGGGCACGCGGTCCGCCGACGGTCTCGGCGCGGTCCAGGAACCGCTCGGTGACTTGCTGCGCGACCGGGCCGTCGAGGTCGAGGTCGTAGGCGTCGTGGTTGCGGGAGTGCGGAATGGTCGCGTTGCGCACGGCGGCGATCCAGGCCGCCGCCGTCGTCCGGTCCAGGGAGCGGCGGGCGAACGGGGTGACGGAGAGGGCTTCGACCTGCCGGTAGAAGGTGGCGTGGTAGTGCCCGAAGTTCTCGAAGTGGGCCAAGTCCCGTGGCCGCGTCCAGTTGTAGAGCGCCACGACCAGTCCCGGGCGCCGGGCATCGCGGCCGACGCGCGAGGACGCCTGGATGTACTCGGCCGTGTTCTTGGGCTGGCCGACGACCATCATGAGGCCGAAGCGGGAGACGTCGACCCCTACCTGGAGCATGGAGGTCGCGATGACCGCGTCGATCGCTCCCGTCCCCTCGTTGCGCAGTCCCAGCTTCGAGAAGTCGAGGCGCTGCTTGCGCTGTCCGGCCTCGCGCAGTTCGTCGGCGACCGCCTGTCGCCGCACGGTGGTGTCCATGGACTCGTCGAAGGACACTTCAAGACGGGACAGTACCTCCGTGATGTCGGCGGAGGAGATGCGTGAGGTCAGCTCCTGGACGGACAGCATCTCCGTGCGGCGCAGGAGGCGGTTCGACAGGCCCTTGCGGGTTCCGTGGATCCGCACACGGGTGGTGATGTCGTCGTCGAGGAAGCGCCGCATACCGGCGAGTTCCCGCGTGGCGTTGAAGTAGCCGACCAGCGTCATATAGGGGTCGGCGGGCTTGCCGTGCCGGTCGAAGAGGGTCTGACCGGCCAGGAACAGGATCTCGGCGACCCTGATCTCGGCCTGCTTCATACGGACGCCGTGGGCGCAGATGCCCAGATAGCGCCGCCCAGGCGCTTCCTTCGAGAGCTCGACCTGCTGGGAGAAGAAGGTGTCGCCGATGTCGATGACCTGGGGCGGGAAGATCGCCGACTTCCGCGCGAAGACACCGCTGATCTGGTCCGCCGACCGCTTGGTCGTCGCCGTGGATGCCACGATCTTGGGCCCGACGCGGACGGTGGTCCCGTAGGCGTCCTGCGCCGGCCAGCCGCACAGCTCGTCCACCGCCGCCTCGAAGAGGCCGACGGTGGTGCCCAGCGCGCCCGAGATCAGATGGAGTTCGTCCTGGATGATCAGGTCCGGCGGGCGCAGCCGTGTCACCGGCTTGCTCCTCACGGCCGCGTGCTTGCCCTTGGCCTGGTGCTTCTCCCCGCACTTGGTACGGGTGTCGAGGTCCGCGTGCCGGTAGCCGTGCCTCGGGCAGAGGTCGGAGACCCGCCCGAAGAGCATGCCCGCCTGGCCGCGCCACGGCAGCTGCGCCAGTTTGTCGACGGTGGCGATCAGCAGGCCGGGGGCCAGCCGGTAGATCTCCTCGTCCACCGTCAGGATGGGCAGGCCCTCACCCGGTGAGCGGCGCTGCGAGAACGGACACGCCTGCTTGCCCTCGCCGTTCGGGCAGTAGAGCAGGATGCGGCGCAGGTCACCGTCGGCGTGCAGATCGCGCTGGGCGCTCAGTGCGGAACCGCACCAGGGGCAGGCCAGCGTCTGGAGCACCTTCGCGCCCTTGCCGTCTCCGGCGCCCTTGGCTTCGGCGATCTGCTTCTCGGCCTCGTCGAAACTGTTCGGGGAGACCGCGCCGCCCACCCAGAGGCCGATCCGGAAGGGAGTGGTCCCCCAGCGCACGTCGCCGCCGTCGTAGGCCTCGCGGCGCAGCACTTCGGCGGCGCAGACCAGCGCCGCCGCCCGCTGGAACTGCTGGGCGGTCAGCAGCCGCAGGGTGTACCGCATCAGTACGGCGACGCCGGCCTCGCCACTGCGGGCGTCATCGCCCGTGCCGATCGTCCCCTGGAGCCGGCGGATGGCGAAGGTGAAGGCCGCGAGCCCGAGGTAGGCCTCGGTCTTGCCGCCGCCGGTCGGGAAGAACAGCAGGTCGACGATGCCGTCCGGGCCCGCCTCTCGCTCTTTCAGCGTCGGGTCGGCGAGTGCCCGGAGGTTGAGGAGGACGAAGGCCAGCTGGAACGGGCGCCACGATGCGGCTGCCGGCCCCTCGGCGTCGATGCGCTGCTTGGCCTCCTGGAACGCGATGCCTTCCCGCTCCCGCAGCGCCGCGATGGCGGTGTGGCGTCGCTGGAGGGCCATGGCCCGGTTGGCGAACCGGAACGCTTCCAGCACCTCGGGCCGTTCGGGGTTCGAGAGGGCATCCACGCCGAGGGCGATCCGGACGGCGACGTCCCGGGCCTGACCGATCGCGTCGAGGGCGCCGGCGCGCAGCGCCCCGGTCAGCTGTTCCGCCTGCGCGTCCCGCTCGTCGAGCCAGGCGCTGTAGCCGTCGGCGAGTGGAGCCAGGGCGTCACGCAGCGCGGCCGGGGGGAGCACGGCGAGCTCGTCCATGGACAGCTCGATGCCGTCGAGGTGCTGCGCCGTCGCCCCGGACGGGGCGATCGTGGCCGGGACGTCGTGTACCGGCAACCAGGTGGTCGTGAGGGCGTGGGCCCGGCGCTGCCCCTTGTCGACGGTGACCGCCACGGCTACGTTGCGGCCCGCCGCGTGCTTCAGACGGTCGCGGTAGAGCAGCGTCAGGTGCTGCTCCTCCAAGTCGGCCGCCCCGAAAATGTCCTGGGCGGCTTCCGCGGCCTCGTCCAGCGGATCGGAGATCGGCAGGAAGACCGGCGCCGTGCCGTCGGCGGCCGTCACGTGCAGCTCGGTCTGGAACAGCCAGGCAGCGTCCTTCGCCTGCTGGGGCTCGTCCTGCGCGTTGACGAGCGACAGCTCGACGACGCGGCTCGGCCCCGCGGCACCCGGCCGGTCGCGTACTTCCGCGACCAGCCGCACCCCGGGGGCGTCCTCTCGGTCGGCGGTGAGTGGCAGGACCTGGCGGGGCGCGCTGTCGAGCGGGACGGTGACGACCTTCTCGACCTGCTCTCGGCTCCAGGTGGAACGCGCGACGTCGTCGTCGCCGAGAACCTGCGACCGGTGGTACTGCCCCCAACGGATCCGTACGGCGACCGCCGCAGTGTCGTCCGCTGCCGGGACGGCGAACATCAGGCCCATCGACGAGGCCCACATGCGCCCCGCGTTCTGGGTGGTGAGCCGCTCCGGGAGCCCCTGGTCGGTGCCGTCCCCTTCTCCGTCGGAGTCGTCGAGGAGCTGTTCGTCGGCGGCGGCGAGGCTGGTGCTCAGGGCACGCTTCGGACCGATCCGCCCCACCAGATACCGGTCCCGGGGCCCGGCGGCCCGGTGGTCGAACACCTCGTCCGGCCCGTCCCACGGGCCGAGCAGGTCCCGGCTGATGAGCTCGCCCAGGTCGTCCCGGATCTCGTACGAGGACGCCGGCACGAAGTTCTGCGCCACCTCACGGACCCGCTGGAGGAGGTCCTCCTCCGTCGAACCGCTTTTACTGCCCGGGCCTTCGGCGGTTTTGCCCGTCGCCATCAGTGCATCCCTCTTCCGTCCCTCGCGCGGTGCCCTCGCGCGGTGCCCTCGCGGGCCCCTCCCCACAGCGCGGCCGACGCCGCCCGGACCGTGACAGCCGGTCATGATTCCGATGCTAACGAGCACCACCGACATCAGACTTGCGGTATCGCCCCGGACAGCGCCTGTTCGAGCAGTTCGCCGATGTCCTTGTCCCCGCGCTCGGCAAGCCGTTCCAGCAGAGCGGCACCGTCCTGGCCTGGCTCCATGCCGATGCGGCGGGCGATGACCTCGACCGCCTCCGCCGGGGTCACCGCGGCCGTCCAGCCGGTGAGCCGGAC is part of the Streptomyces qinzhouensis genome and harbors:
- a CDS encoding SDR family NAD(P)-dependent oxidoreductase; the protein is MTDDDGNDGNGGNGTTVIVTGSSSGIGLDIARAFLARGARVVINGRDPDRLAGAAALLGHPERVAAVAGGIGEAVTGATLVAAAVERFGGVDVLVNNAGTFAPRPFAEVTEEELDGYLTGNLRGTYLTTQAVVRRMREQGRGGSIVNIGTVLVDHALAGFPASAPVVSKAGVHALTTSLAAELADDGIRVNLVAPGVIRTPLHAAADVDGYGPVALLNRVGEVAEISDAVLYLAAAAFVTGHALRVDGGHVTGRR
- a CDS encoding TetR/AcrR family transcriptional regulator → MPAEERVTARPTLRERRRAAATQEILDAAERHIDENGPAALSLRAVARDLGMTVQALYHYFPSWAELVTALIAKAYGDLADALQTAVDTAAEDPDLPRVLVAAEEYRRWAVTHPERFKLLYGTPLRQYAAPAGGPTSLAMRRISEIFQREMFDGFTRAQLEAADTPPLSPSLRADLEQLPAPGLGAVPPPATTLLLSAWGHLHGLVVLEVFGHTSFLGEHRAEIFRRGVRNLVEDLHRRIPVAE
- a CDS encoding LysR family transcriptional regulator, whose translation is MDWDLRDLELLRVTAETGSLTAAAGRLHVSQPALSQRLTRLEDRLGLRLFDRRGRRLVPNAAGHRALAAAHHVLTELQAATRDLKDLKEGKERRVRFTAQCSTTFQWLPPVIRAFRERHPDAEVRIETVPDDAPVPALLADRVDVALLTKPDREQDRVELLRLFDDEMTAVVPADHPWADRPRLTARDFDGAHLVLYDVYDQNRVPAIPLPLPPGARPGRITTMPVITDLVVEMVAGGQGVTVLPNWAAAPYVSSHGLALVPMGPRPLTRTWYLATRPGPKPPYLRAFLEELTAGLGRPAA
- a CDS encoding alpha/beta fold hydrolase — protein: MPSNPPSPISDHRGEQPGPAGGARRRRALAVSALVLAGLQTSTGLAAAQDSARPARTGLDWQLCATATPDWPIKNDTRTECAELSVPMDYAKPGGRKITIAVSRVKATDRKTSEAPIVFSLGGPGTYNITNSATMTQRGLATLNTNRDFIGLDIRGSGYSDRIDCVDKPFAEPAPTAPEKSFKKAEFDHQAEFNNRCAAIDPEFVRQITPENAARDIDRLRTALGTEKLSFHGASFGTAVGLAYRSLFDHRTERMWLDSVMPPKRHWPTMDTEMEAPGKADFAPFVTWLTKRDAEYHLGTDDSTVRQRLGDLRSELEKKPRTGGGVRLSGNWVIDQALRPQEEWDEAAKNLVAVRNGGTPATPPAAASEPTTPRPFGLGNPRTGFNNLQYNAMLCNTATASRGFGELWTAREARRTADPMTGGTQFTTWCAQWPLNAPPAKSTHGKSALQLSGHLYEGVTPYVWAEQARDATGGTLLTIPDKGHASVPETPCAAEKAITFFRTGRQAGGTCTDGQQP
- a CDS encoding MMPL family transporter translates to MFERIAELVIRRARLVLVIAVVAVALMGAAGTGAFGKLLEGGYDDPTSQSTRAGKVIGEKFGGETNLVLLVRPSEGGVDTPATERNGRALVADLRKEPGLENVVSYWDEGNPGLRSENGREALVLAHVKGDETEQSENAKAVIERYTGTYEDALTVRAGGGTAAGDEMGSQVGDDLILAEAIAVPLTLVLLLLVFGSVVAALLPLAIGLIAVIGTFAQLFVLGSVTDVSVFAINLTTALGLGLGIDYALLMVSRFREQLAAGETVEDAVRRTVTTAGRTVAFSAATVAAALGALLVFPQYFLRSFGYAGTGVVVIAAVSTLFVLPALFVVLGHRVNSGRLPWVNPGRSDARGSVWGGLARTVMRRPALTALPVLAVLLLAASPLLGITFGTPDERVLPESAESRQVAAVLEKDFDGTDEAALHVVIDRPVDKAPLESYAIALSGLDGVARVETSAGTYTEGRSAETGPANAALGRPDAQRINVVSALAAKSDEAQRLVERVRAVTPPDGSRPLVGGVDAVLVDSKDSIGGRLPLAVGLVALSTFVLLFLFTGSIVQPLRALLLNLISLGATLGVMTWIFQDGNLSSLLGFTPQPMDVSMTVLMFCVAFGLSMDYEVFVTSRIKELHDLGEDNESAVANGLGRTGRIVTAAAGLLAVSFFAFGTAELSFLQLFGLGSGLAILIDAIAVRGVLVPAAMRLLGPSAWYAPRFLRRLHQRYGLSEDGPTVGAATSTGPVAGPVTESPYAKDSSGV